The following proteins are co-located in the Trichormus variabilis 0441 genome:
- a CDS encoding DUF4097 domain-containing protein: MTLIGFSTSLMFPHIAVAEEISCQRSLGAITVDNVKVPQGKTCTLTGTTVKGNIVVEGSATLKAIGAKVNGSIQAEGASLVDVNSNTTVGGSIQVKQGRAARVVSTRINGDVQLESNSRQIVANQNQIGGNLQVFQNTGGVMIQRNRINGNLQCKENTPQPIGGDNIVQGSKEDQCARL, encoded by the coding sequence ATGACATTGATCGGATTCAGCACTAGTCTAATGTTCCCTCACATTGCAGTTGCTGAAGAGATTTCCTGCCAAAGAAGTTTAGGTGCAATCACCGTTGATAATGTGAAAGTACCTCAAGGTAAAACCTGCACTCTCACTGGAACTACTGTCAAAGGAAATATAGTAGTCGAAGGCAGCGCAACTCTCAAGGCCATAGGTGCGAAAGTCAATGGTAGTATTCAGGCAGAGGGTGCAAGTCTAGTCGATGTAAATTCTAATACTACTGTTGGTGGAAGCATCCAAGTGAAACAGGGTCGTGCGGCTCGTGTGGTGAGTACACGCATCAATGGAGATGTGCAGTTAGAGTCGAACTCAAGACAAATAGTTGCTAATCAAAACCAAATTGGCGGCAATTTACAAGTCTTTCAAAATACTGGAGGGGTAATGATTCAGCGAAATCGCATTAACGGCAATTTGCAGTGTAAAGAAAATACTCCTCAGCCGATTGGTGGTGACAATATTGTCCAAGGTAGTAAAGAAGATCAGTGTGCAAGATTATAA
- a CDS encoding serine/threonine protein kinase, with translation MEQLLDNRYRVIKTLGSGGFGETFLAEDSQMPSNRRCVVKQLRPIHNNPQIYQLVQERFQREAAILEDLGSYSGQIPTLYAYFQSNTQFYVVQEWVEGDTLTAKLKQQGVLSESAVRDILINLLPVLEYVHSKRIIHRDIKPDNIILRHRDGKPVLIDFGAVRESMGTVVNSQGNPTSSIVIGTPGYMPSEQAAGRPVYSSDLYSLGLTAIYLLTGKQPQELETDPHSGEIIWHKYALNISPTLAAVIDRAIAYHPRERFITAREMLDALQLGVVSPPTVPYQQPQSSPTIPYQQPPVVTTPPFATQTNTVAVSPGTTPTPQPINHNNSNRGILMGSLIAGGLIGASVVIGFALTRPNQPVTQTTSLPSETTISNNATPTVEPSPTATPETPINQNVTQNTTPQASVRFPTNSRPFTTPIDSQPRNNTEPNTSVPQETTPPEPQITTPPEQTDRPSPEEAVQNYYETINEGEYSTAWNLLAPSFQNNRRLHPRGYDSYLDWWGGQVESVDVQQVNLVEANADTATVNAQLRYFMKSGRQSSSSVRFSLVWDADNTRWVVSGAR, from the coding sequence ATGGAACAGCTGCTTGACAATCGTTATCGGGTGATTAAAACCTTAGGTAGTGGTGGCTTTGGGGAAACATTCTTAGCTGAAGATAGTCAAATGCCCTCGAACCGCCGTTGTGTAGTAAAACAGCTCAGACCAATTCACAATAATCCCCAGATTTATCAACTAGTACAAGAACGTTTTCAAAGAGAAGCAGCGATTTTAGAAGATTTGGGTAGCTACTCAGGACAAATACCCACCTTGTATGCTTATTTTCAATCTAATACCCAATTCTACGTAGTCCAAGAATGGGTAGAAGGAGATACTCTCACAGCCAAACTTAAACAGCAAGGCGTATTGAGTGAAAGTGCTGTTCGAGATATTTTAATCAACTTATTACCCGTTCTGGAGTATGTCCACTCTAAGCGCATCATTCACCGCGACATCAAACCAGACAACATAATTTTGCGCCATCGTGACGGTAAACCCGTATTGATTGATTTTGGTGCAGTGCGAGAATCAATGGGAACAGTAGTCAATTCCCAAGGTAATCCTACCAGTTCCATTGTCATTGGTACACCTGGATATATGCCCAGCGAGCAAGCAGCCGGAAGACCAGTTTATTCCAGTGATTTATATAGTTTAGGACTAACAGCGATTTATTTGCTCACTGGGAAACAGCCACAGGAGTTAGAAACAGACCCCCACAGTGGGGAAATTATTTGGCATAAATACGCGTTGAATATAAGTCCTACATTAGCAGCTGTGATTGATCGAGCGATCGCCTACCATCCACGAGAACGTTTCATCACCGCTAGAGAAATGCTCGACGCTTTGCAATTAGGTGTAGTTTCCCCTCCAACAGTTCCCTATCAACAACCACAATCATCACCCACCATCCCTTATCAGCAACCACCAGTAGTAACTACACCACCTTTTGCAACTCAAACAAACACCGTCGCCGTTAGTCCAGGTACTACACCCACACCACAACCGATAAATCACAACAACAGTAATAGAGGTATCCTCATGGGTAGTTTAATTGCTGGCGGTTTAATTGGTGCTTCCGTAGTTATTGGTTTTGCCCTCACTAGACCAAATCAACCTGTAACACAAACAACATCTTTACCTAGTGAAACTACCATCAGCAACAATGCCACCCCAACAGTGGAACCATCACCCACAGCCACCCCTGAAACACCGATCAATCAGAATGTCACTCAAAATACCACACCACAGGCATCTGTCCGATTTCCCACAAACTCAAGACCGTTTACCACACCTATAGATTCCCAACCCAGAAATAACACAGAACCTAATACATCAGTTCCACAGGAAACCACACCACCAGAACCCCAAATTACAACCCCGCCAGAACAAACAGATAGACCTTCACCAGAAGAAGCTGTGCAAAATTACTATGAAACCATCAATGAGGGTGAATATAGTACCGCTTGGAATCTGCTAGCTCCCAGCTTCCAAAATAATAGACGATTACACCCCAGAGGTTATGATTCCTATCTTGATTGGTGGGGTGGACAAGTGGAAAGTGTAGATGTGCAACAAGTAAATTTGGTAGAAGCGAATGCAGACACAGCCACAGTTAATGCTCAATTGAGATATTTTATGAAAAGTGGCAGGCAATCATCCAGTTCTGTGCGCTTCTCTTTAGTATGGGATGCAGACAATACTAGATGGGTTGTCAGTGGTGCTAGATAG
- a CDS encoding magnesium chelatase subunit H, with product MFTHVKSTIRHIAPDNLRGRNLIKVVYVVLESQYQSALSQAVRTINANNPNLAIEISGYLIEELRDPENYEEFKREIEGANIFIASLIFIEDLAQKVVAAVEPHRDRLDVAVVFPSMPEVMRLNKMGSFSLAQLGQSKSAIAQFMRKRKEKSGAGFQDGMLKLLRTLPQVLKYLPVEKAQDARNFMLSFQYWLGGSPENLENFLLMLTDKYVLKAVEKQNSASVEYEAPVVYPDLGIWHPLAPSMFEDVREYLNWYTARKDISSDLKDPLAPCVGLVLQRTHLVTGDDAHYVAMVQELEALGAKVLPVFAGGLDFSKPVDAYFYEPTTKTPLVDAVISLTGFALVGGPARQDHPKAIDALKRLNRPYMVALPLVFQTTEEWLDSDLGLHPIQVALQIAIPELDGAIEPIILSGRDGATGKAIALQDRIAAVAQRALKWANLRRKPKLNKKVAITVFSFPPDKGNVGTAAYLDVFGSIYEVMQALRNNGYDVQDLPENAKELMEQVIHDAQAQYASPELNIAYKMSVPEYEELTPYSQRLEENWGPPPGNLNSDGQNLLIYGKQFGNVFIGVQPTFGYEGDPMRLLFSRSASPHHGFAAYYTYLERIWGADAVLHFGTHGSLEFMPGKQMGMSGECYPDNLIGTIPNLYYYAANNPSEATIAKRRSYAETISYLTPPAENAGLYKGLKELSELIASYQTLKDSGRGIPIVNTIMDKCRIVNLDKDIDLPETDAKDMTPEERDNIVGSVYRKLMEIESRLLPCGLHVIGKPPTAEEAIATLVNIASLDRQEEEVLSLPRIIANSIGRDIDEIYQNSDRGILEDVQLLQDITLATRAAVRALVEEQTNAEGRVSLVSKLNFFNMGKKEPWVESLHKAGYPKVDTSALKPLFEYLEFCLQQVCADNELGALLKGLEGEYILPGPGGDPIRNPDVLPTGKNIHALDPQSIPTAAAVQSAKIVVDRLLARNKADNNGNWPETIACVLWGTDNIKTYGESLAQIMWMVGVRPVPDALGRVNKLELIPLEELGRPRIDVVINCSGVFRDLFINQMNLLDQGVKMAAEADEPLEMNFVRKHALQQAEEMGINLRQAATRVFSNASGSYSSNINLAVENSTWDSEAELQEMYLKRKSFSFNSDNPGIMDESRQLFESTLKTADATFQNLDSSEISLTDVSHYFDSDPTKLVASLRGDGKKPSSYIADTTTANAQVRTLSETVRLDARTKLLNPKWYEGMLSHGYEGVRELSKRLVNTTGWSATAGAVDNWIYEDTNETFIKDEEMQKRLMNLNPHSFRKIVSTLLEVNGRGYWETSEENLDRLRELYQEVEDRIEGIE from the coding sequence ATGTTCACCCACGTCAAGTCCACCATTAGACACATTGCGCCTGATAACCTGCGCGGACGTAATTTAATTAAGGTGGTCTATGTCGTGCTTGAGTCCCAGTACCAGAGCGCACTGTCGCAAGCGGTTCGCACGATTAACGCGAATAATCCCAACCTGGCGATTGAAATCAGTGGGTATTTGATTGAGGAACTGAGAGATCCAGAGAACTATGAAGAGTTCAAGCGGGAGATCGAGGGTGCCAATATTTTCATCGCTTCATTGATTTTCATCGAAGACTTAGCACAGAAAGTAGTTGCAGCAGTAGAACCACACCGCGATCGCTTAGACGTTGCCGTTGTCTTTCCCTCGATGCCAGAAGTTATGCGCCTGAACAAAATGGGCAGCTTTTCTCTGGCACAGTTGGGACAGTCGAAAAGTGCGATCGCCCAATTTATGCGGAAACGCAAAGAAAAATCCGGTGCGGGATTCCAAGATGGGATGCTGAAGTTATTGCGAACCTTGCCGCAAGTACTAAAGTATTTACCAGTGGAGAAGGCACAGGACGCTCGCAATTTTATGTTGAGCTTTCAATATTGGCTAGGAGGTTCCCCAGAAAATCTGGAAAACTTCTTGCTGATGCTAACTGATAAATACGTATTAAAAGCAGTAGAAAAACAGAATTCTGCATCCGTAGAATATGAAGCGCCAGTTGTCTATCCTGATTTAGGGATTTGGCATCCTTTAGCGCCGAGTATGTTTGAGGATGTCAGAGAATACCTCAACTGGTACACAGCCCGTAAGGATATATCCAGCGATTTAAAAGATCCCTTAGCGCCCTGTGTCGGTTTGGTATTACAACGCACTCACCTAGTGACCGGTGACGATGCCCATTATGTGGCGATGGTGCAGGAGTTGGAAGCCTTAGGGGCAAAGGTATTGCCAGTATTTGCTGGTGGTCTGGATTTCTCCAAGCCTGTGGATGCTTACTTTTACGAACCAACGACTAAAACCCCGTTAGTAGATGCAGTTATATCTCTGACTGGTTTTGCGTTGGTGGGTGGCCCGGCTAGACAAGACCATCCTAAAGCAATTGACGCACTTAAACGCCTGAATCGTCCTTACATGGTGGCGTTGCCTTTAGTCTTCCAAACGACTGAAGAGTGGTTAGATAGCGATTTAGGGTTACATCCGATTCAGGTGGCATTGCAGATTGCCATTCCCGAATTAGATGGGGCGATTGAACCGATTATATTATCGGGTAGAGATGGGGCAACAGGAAAAGCGATCGCCCTCCAAGACCGTATCGCTGCCGTCGCTCAACGTGCTTTAAAATGGGCTAACCTGCGCCGCAAACCCAAACTCAACAAAAAAGTTGCTATCACCGTTTTCAGCTTCCCACCGGATAAAGGGAACGTGGGAACTGCTGCTTACCTAGATGTATTTGGTTCCATCTACGAAGTGATGCAGGCGTTGAGAAACAATGGCTACGATGTGCAAGACTTGCCAGAAAACGCCAAAGAGTTGATGGAACAAGTCATCCACGACGCACAAGCACAGTACGCCAGCCCAGAACTCAACATTGCTTATAAGATGTCAGTCCCAGAATATGAGGAACTAACACCTTATTCCCAACGCCTGGAAGAAAACTGGGGGCCGCCACCAGGGAACCTCAACAGCGACGGACAAAACCTGTTGATTTATGGTAAGCAATTCGGTAACGTCTTCATTGGTGTACAACCCACCTTTGGTTACGAAGGCGACCCGATGCGGTTGTTATTCTCCCGTTCCGCCAGCCCGCACCACGGTTTTGCTGCTTACTACACTTACCTAGAAAGAATTTGGGGTGCTGATGCTGTACTACACTTCGGTACACACGGTTCCTTGGAATTTATGCCAGGTAAGCAAATGGGGATGTCTGGTGAATGTTACCCAGATAACTTAATTGGCACAATTCCCAACCTGTACTATTACGCAGCCAATAACCCCAGCGAAGCTACAATTGCGAAACGCCGCAGTTACGCCGAGACAATTTCTTACTTGACACCACCTGCGGAAAACGCTGGTTTATACAAAGGTTTGAAAGAACTCAGTGAGTTAATTGCTTCTTACCAAACCTTAAAAGATAGCGGTCGCGGTATCCCCATCGTCAACACGATCATGGATAAGTGCCGCATTGTCAACCTGGATAAAGATATTGACTTGCCCGAAACCGATGCCAAAGATATGACCCCCGAAGAACGGGATAATATAGTTGGTAGCGTCTACCGCAAGCTGATGGAAATCGAATCCCGGTTGTTACCTTGTGGTTTGCACGTCATTGGTAAACCCCCAACAGCAGAGGAAGCGATCGCCACCCTCGTAAATATCGCCAGCCTAGACCGTCAAGAAGAAGAAGTTCTCAGCTTACCCCGCATCATCGCCAACAGCATTGGGCGAGATATTGACGAAATTTACCAAAATAGCGACAGAGGTATCCTAGAAGATGTCCAACTACTACAAGACATCACCCTAGCCACTCGCGCCGCCGTCCGCGCCCTAGTAGAAGAACAAACCAACGCGGAAGGACGAGTTTCCCTCGTTTCCAAGTTGAATTTCTTCAACATGGGTAAAAAAGAACCTTGGGTAGAATCCCTGCATAAAGCCGGTTATCCCAAAGTTGACACCTCAGCCTTAAAACCCCTGTTCGAGTATTTAGAGTTCTGCTTACAACAAGTTTGTGCAGACAACGAACTCGGCGCATTACTCAAAGGCTTAGAAGGCGAATACATCCTCCCCGGCCCTGGTGGCGACCCCATCCGCAACCCAGATGTATTGCCCACAGGTAAGAACATCCACGCCCTAGACCCCCAATCCATCCCCACAGCAGCCGCCGTCCAATCAGCCAAAATCGTTGTAGATAGGCTATTGGCACGGAACAAAGCTGACAACAATGGTAATTGGCCAGAAACCATCGCCTGCGTCCTTTGGGGAACCGATAACATCAAAACCTACGGCGAATCCCTAGCCCAAATCATGTGGATGGTTGGTGTACGTCCGGTTCCCGATGCTTTGGGACGGGTGAACAAGTTGGAGTTAATACCCCTAGAAGAGTTGGGACGACCCAGAATTGACGTAGTCATCAACTGTTCTGGTGTATTCCGCGACTTGTTCATTAACCAGATGAACCTGTTAGACCAAGGGGTGAAGATGGCGGCGGAAGCAGATGAACCATTAGAAATGAACTTCGTCCGCAAACACGCACTGCAACAAGCCGAGGAAATGGGTATTAACCTCAGACAAGCAGCCACCCGCGTTTTCTCCAATGCTTCTGGTTCCTACTCCTCAAACATCAACTTGGCAGTAGAAAACAGCACATGGGACAGCGAAGCCGAGTTACAGGAAATGTACCTCAAGCGCAAATCCTTCTCCTTCAATTCCGATAACCCCGGAATCATGGACGAATCCCGCCAGCTTTTTGAAAGCACCTTAAAAACTGCTGACGCAACCTTCCAAAACCTGGATTCCTCGGAGATTAGCTTGACTGACGTTTCTCACTACTTCGACTCCGACCCCACCAAGTTGGTAGCAAGTCTGCGTGGTGATGGTAAGAAACCGTCATCCTACATTGCAGACACCACCACAGCTAACGCCCAAGTCCGCACATTATCCGAAACCGTCCGCCTAGATGCCCGTACCAAATTGTTAAATCCCAAGTGGTATGAAGGTATGCTATCTCACGGTTACGAAGGTGTCCGCGAACTTTCCAAGCGTTTGGTAAATACCACAGGTTGGAGTGCAACAGCCGGCGCTGTGGACAACTGGATTTACGAGGACACCAACGAAACCTTCATCAAAGATGAAGAAATGCAGAAACGGTTGATGAACCTCAACCCCCATTCTTTCCGCAAGATTGTCTCAACTTTGTTGGAAGTGAATGGTCGCGGTTATTGGGAAACTAGCGAGGAGAATTTAGACCGCCTCCGCGAGTTGTACCAAGAAGTTGAAGACCGTATTGAAGGTATAGAATAA
- a CDS encoding element excision factor XisH family protein — protein MSARDVFHEVVKTALKKDGWQITDDPLTISVGGVNLSIDLAAQKLIAAERQGQKIAVEVKSFLKQSSAISEFHTALGQFINYRGALRKVEPDRVLYLAVPLTTYKTFFQLDFPKEIIIENQVKMLVYDVEQEVIFQWIN, from the coding sequence ATGTCTGCTAGAGATGTTTTTCATGAAGTTGTCAAAACAGCTTTAAAGAAAGACGGTTGGCAAATTACTGATGATCCACTCACAATTAGCGTGGGAGGAGTTAATCTTTCTATTGACTTAGCCGCCCAAAAGCTGATTGCCGCAGAACGCCAAGGACAAAAAATTGCAGTTGAAGTCAAAAGTTTTTTAAAACAGTCGTCGGCGATTTCCGAATTTCATACAGCATTAGGACAATTTATTAATTATAGAGGTGCATTGAGAAAGGTAGAACCTGATCGTGTTTTATATTTAGCAGTACCTTTAACAACTTACAAAACATTTTTTCAACTTGATTTCCCCAAAGAGATCATAATAGAAAATCAAGTTAAGATGCTGGTTTATGATGTAGAGCAGGAGGTAATTTTCCAATGGATAAATTAA
- a CDS encoding XisI protein encodes MDKLTHYRQLVQNILNDYGEQKPSHSNIEVETIFDKERDHYQIVNVGWEGQNWVHSCIIHIDIKCEKIWLQWNSTEDDIAANLVAAGVPKKDIVLGFQSPFMRQFTDYAVS; translated from the coding sequence ATGGATAAATTAACTCATTATCGGCAGCTTGTACAAAACATATTAAATGATTACGGTGAGCAAAAACCATCTCACTCAAATATAGAAGTTGAGACAATTTTCGATAAAGAACGCGACCATTATCAAATAGTTAATGTAGGCTGGGAAGGTCAAAATTGGGTACATAGTTGTATCATCCACATTGACATCAAATGCGAAAAGATTTGGCTGCAATGGAATAGTACAGAGGATGATATTGCTGCTAATTTGGTAGCTGCGGGAGTTCCCAAGAAAGATATTGTCTTAGGTTTTCAGTCTCCTTTTATGAGGCAGTTTACAGACTATGCAGTTAGTTAG
- a CDS encoding AIPR family protein, translated as MQIIELSLKAKSACRALVDGEAQIWNLTLPVSELPQGLPFGPNARNASLESKPARAMLKTLAKEPEKFVFYNSGIMLIADKIKAPRGEGGDFIVQLDLNIPNTDDEGDFLGHGVINGGHTYKVIMHALYGQHKFRESYPNASNANVQVCVAVGIEEDEISKISHARNLSLSVPVYALKNLDRIWKPIEEALPKEYRQNVVFKPNEDGEFDERADYDVTDLVRRLALLNNKLFDFREDKHPIKAYQSRGSLVQEWDEQDYKQVIPLLKDILWLEEQIIKQHEVINGKATIKKEAVNTKGIGKKIVISKVSGCKPKPMKLITGYQTTQLTVGDIFYMPVLAAFRVFIKDGKWIKPVEELWDEWGVKLVDRLWDTYRNEGRSSASTFARSKSTWSTLTSMVALQFVQIK; from the coding sequence ATGCAAATTATAGAACTTTCCCTCAAGGCCAAGTCTGCTTGTCGTGCTTTAGTTGATGGTGAAGCACAGATTTGGAATCTAACCTTGCCAGTATCAGAGCTTCCGCAAGGGTTGCCATTTGGCCCAAATGCAAGAAATGCTAGTTTAGAATCGAAGCCTGCAAGGGCTATGTTAAAGACCCTCGCAAAAGAGCCAGAAAAGTTTGTTTTTTACAATAGCGGTATAATGCTTATCGCCGATAAAATAAAAGCTCCCAGAGGCGAAGGTGGAGATTTTATAGTTCAGTTGGATTTAAACATACCTAATACTGACGACGAGGGAGACTTCCTTGGTCATGGCGTAATCAACGGTGGCCATACTTATAAAGTTATAATGCACGCATTATATGGTCAGCATAAATTTAGGGAATCTTACCCAAATGCTTCAAATGCTAATGTGCAGGTTTGTGTAGCTGTTGGTATAGAAGAGGATGAAATATCAAAAATAAGTCATGCCCGTAATCTCAGCTTATCAGTACCTGTCTACGCTTTAAAAAATTTGGATCGGATTTGGAAGCCGATAGAAGAGGCTCTACCGAAAGAATATCGTCAAAATGTTGTTTTCAAACCTAATGAAGACGGCGAATTTGACGAAAGAGCCGACTATGATGTAACTGATTTAGTTCGTCGTCTTGCATTATTAAATAACAAATTGTTTGACTTTAGGGAAGACAAACACCCTATAAAAGCTTATCAATCTCGTGGTAGCCTCGTTCAAGAATGGGATGAACAAGACTACAAGCAGGTCATACCCTTACTGAAAGACATACTGTGGTTAGAAGAACAGATAATCAAACAGCATGAAGTTATCAATGGAAAAGCAACAATTAAAAAAGAAGCCGTAAATACGAAAGGAATAGGCAAAAAAATTGTCATATCTAAAGTTAGCGGTTGTAAACCGAAACCAATGAAGTTAATCACTGGTTATCAAACAACTCAGCTAACTGTTGGAGACATTTTTTATATGCCAGTTCTTGCAGCTTTCCGTGTATTTATTAAAGATGGAAAATGGATTAAACCTGTAGAGGAACTATGGGACGAGTGGGGAGTTAAGCTGGTTGACCGTCTCTGGGATACATACAGAAATGAAGGACGCAGTAGTGCTTCCACTTTTGCACGTTCAAAATCTACTTGGTCAACTCTAACAAGTATGGTTGCTTTACAATTTGTTCAGATAAAGTAG
- a CDS encoding IS5-like element ISAva7 family transposase (programmed frameshift) — protein sequence MGRKSYPTDLTDMEWEILAPLIPPAKEGGHPRTTDMREICNAIYYHLKTGCQWNMLPGDFPPSSTVYSYYRKWQRKGVWEKLNHTLRGQVRTKLGKSTQPTAIAADSQSVKTDPKKGEVYGFDGCKKVKGRKRQTLVDSLGLLLKVVVSEANAPERVLAAYALMELLEERPELLEKVQVMWVDSGYDGDKFALSVWLMIQAHVEVIRRTEQEFRILPKRWVVERTFGWLNQYHRLSKDYEHLPEMSEAAIYAVMTRIMLRRLVS from the exons ATGGGACGAAAGTCTTACCCCACAGACTTAACTGATATGGAGTGGGAAATTCTGGCTCCATTGATTCCACCAGCCAAAGAAGGAGGGCATCCACGCACAACGGATATGCGTGAGATATGCAATGCTATCTACTATCACTTGAAAACGGGATGCCAATGGAATATGCTTCCGGGGGACTTTCCACCCAGTTCAACTGTTTACAGTTACTACCGCAAATGGCAGCGCAAAGGAGTCTGGGAAAAATTAAACCATACACTGCGCGGACAAGTTCGCACAAAACTAGGCAAATCAACGCAACCCACAGCGATCGCCGCAGACAGTCAGTCGGTCAAAACTGACC CAAAAAAAGGGGAAGTGTACGGTTTTGACGGGTGTAAAAAGGTAAAAGGAAGAAAGCGGCAGACTCTAGTTGATAGCCTGGGACTGTTGTTGAAAGTTGTTGTCAGTGAAGCCAATGCGCCGGAACGGGTACTTGCTGCCTACGCATTAATGGAACTTTTAGAGGAGCGTCCGGAATTACTGGAAAAAGTTCAAGTCATGTGGGTTGATTCCGGTTACGACGGCGATAAATTTGCTCTTTCAGTTTGGTTGATGATCCAAGCACATGTTGAAGTCATACGGCGTACTGAGCAAGAATTCCGGATTTTGCCCAAACGTTGGGTAGTCGAAAGAACATTTGGCTGGTTGAACCAATATCATCGTCTCAGTAAGGATTATGAGCATCTTCCAGAGATGAGCGAAGCAGCTATATATGCTGTAATGACTAGGATTATGCTACGTCGTCTTGTATCCTAA
- a CDS encoding element excision factor XisH family protein → MKDFQNALGQYILYRDILQLADKNYEIYLAIRDTIFDTFFQRKSVQAVVELHQIKLIVFNNEREEITLWTT, encoded by the coding sequence ATGAAAGATTTTCAAAATGCTTTGGGTCAATATATTTTGTACCGTGACATTTTACAATTAGCAGATAAAAACTATGAGATATATTTAGCAATTAGAGACACAATATTTGATACCTTCTTTCAAAGAAAATCTGTTCAAGCAGTTGTAGAACTTCATCAGATTAAACTTATTGTTTTTAACAATGAAAGAGAGGAAATAACTTTATGGACAACGTAG
- a CDS encoding XisI protein, with product MDNVAEYRKLIKQVLTEYDNLSRQSPETNYETCLVFDENHDNYLWLAVDWQGSKRIKYTYVHIRIKNEKIYIEEDYTEEGIATELMRLGVTNNDIVLAFHPPDVRKFTDFATA from the coding sequence ATGGACAACGTAGCAGAGTATCGGAAGTTAATTAAACAAGTGCTTACTGAATATGATAATTTATCTCGCCAATCACCTGAAACTAATTACGAAACTTGTTTAGTATTTGATGAAAATCATGATAATTATCTCTGGTTAGCCGTAGATTGGCAAGGCAGCAAACGAATTAAATATACTTATGTTCATATTCGGATTAAGAATGAAAAAATTTATATAGAGGAAGATTATACAGAGGAGGGAATAGCAACTGAATTAATGAGATTGGGTGTAACTAATAATGATATTGTGCTTGCTTTTCATCCTCCCGATGTAAGGAAATTTACAGATTTTGCCACAGCCTAA
- a CDS encoding type II toxin-antitoxin system HicA family toxin, translating into MSQTDKLLAKILSGTSDKNIAFEQLCQLLIKLGFDERIRGSYHIYTKDGMKEILNPQPKQGKAKAYQVKQVRQVILKYELGEKDESAL; encoded by the coding sequence ATGAGTCAAACAGATAAACTACTGGCTAAGATATTATCAGGAACATCAGACAAAAATATTGCCTTTGAGCAGTTGTGTCAACTACTAATTAAACTGGGGTTTGACGAGCGCATTCGCGGTAGCTATCATATATATACAAAAGATGGTATGAAAGAAATCTTGAATCCTCAGCCCAAACAAGGAAAAGCTAAAGCTTATCAGGTCAAGCAAGTTCGTCAAGTAATCCTCAAATATGAACTAGGAGAAAAAGATGAATCTGCGTTATGA
- a CDS encoding type II toxin-antitoxin system HicB family antitoxin, whose translation MNLRYEINLYWSEEDQEFIAEVPELPGCVADGETYQEALQNVEVIMQEWIETAQELGRHIPETKQRLMSA comes from the coding sequence ATGAATCTGCGTTATGAAATTAATCTCTACTGGAGTGAAGAAGACCAAGAATTTATAGCAGAAGTACCAGAATTACCTGGATGTGTTGCTGATGGTGAAACTTATCAAGAAGCACTACAAAATGTTGAAGTTATTATGCAGGAATGGATTGAAACTGCTCAAGAATTAGGTCGTCACATTCCTGAAACAAAACAGCGTTTGATGTCTGCTTAG
- a CDS encoding type II toxin-antitoxin system VapC family toxin, translating to MEWLAQLQGQIVGLDTAPLIYFIEENPNYLNVADAFFEALFRGEFSVVTSVLTITEVLVYPLRQGNTILAQQYRDILLNSQGLTTIEVFPDIAETAAQLRANHNLRTPDAIQIATAIRGGASFFLTNDARLPSLPGLPVLVLEQLIV from the coding sequence ATGGAATGGTTAGCCCAGTTACAGGGTCAAATTGTAGGATTGGATACTGCACCTTTAATTTATTTCATTGAAGAAAATCCTAATTATTTGAATGTTGCAGATGCTTTCTTTGAAGCACTGTTTCGTGGTGAGTTTAGTGTTGTAACTTCAGTATTGACTATTACGGAAGTGTTAGTCTATCCCTTGCGACAAGGAAATACAATATTAGCTCAACAATATCGTGATATTTTGTTGAACTCTCAAGGGTTAACAACTATAGAAGTTTTTCCAGATATAGCTGAAACTGCTGCACAATTAAGAGCAAATCATAACTTAAGAACCCCAGATGCAATTCAGATTGCTACTGCTATTCGTGGAGGAGCATCATTTTTCTTAACGAATGATGCTCGTTTACCATCTTTACCAGGCTTACCAGTGTTAGTGTTAGAGCAATTGATAGTGTAG